GGCTAGGCAGGGAGGCTGGGCCGGTGCTCGAGAGCGTAAACCCCGCAAACGATCAAGTCGTAGGCCGTTACGAGGAGACGTCACCCGAGGCGGAGGGGTCGGCGGTCGCCCTTGCGGACAAGGCGTTTTCGGCGTGGCGGGAGACCGGATTCCCGGTCCGCGCTGCCGCGATGACCCGCGCGGCGGAGCTGCTCGAGGCTGGGAAATCGCGCTACGCCGACCTCATGGCCGCCGAGATGGGGAAGCCCCTTCCGCAGGGACGAGCCGAAGTCGAGAAGTGCGCCTGGGCCTGCCGTTACTACGCGGACAACGCCGCGCGTTTTCTCGAGCCGCTCCTGATCGAGACCGACGCGACAAAAAGCTACGCGGCGTTCCCGCCCCTCGGCGTCGTGCTCGCGGTCATGCCGTGGAATTTCCCGTTCTGGCAGGTCTTCCGTTTCGCGGCCCCGGCGCTCATGGCCGGGAACGCCGGCGTTCTCAAGCACGCTTCGAACGTGACCGGCTGCGCCATCGCGATCGGCGATCTCCTTCGTGAGGCCGGCTTTCCCGAACACCTCTTCACGGTGCTCTGCCTGCGCGCGGGCGCGGTGGAGCGCGTGCTGGAGCGCCGCGAGGTGCGCGCGGTGACGCTGACCGGGAGCGCCGCCGCGGGGCGGGCGATCGCCTCCGTGGCGGGGCGGCTTCTCAAGAAGAGCGTGCTGGAGCTGGGAGGGAGCGATCCCTACGTCGTGCTCGGGGACGCCGAGATGGAGCCGACCGTGGAGGCTTGCGTGAGCTCGCGCCTCATCAACTCAGGCCAGAGCTGCATCGCCGCCAAGCGGTTCATCGTCGTCGAGAAGGTCCGCCGCGACTTCACGGAGCGCTTTGTCGCGAAAATGCTCGCCAAGCGGATGGGGAATCCCACACAGGCGGGAGTCGATCTGGGCCCCCTGGCGCGGCGGGATCTGCGCGACCAGCTCCACGTGCAGGTGACCGAGAGCGTGCGCCGCGGAGCGAAGCTCCTGCTCGGCGGCGAGGTTCCCGGGGGCCCGGGCGCGTTCTACCCGCCGACCGTGCTCTCGGACGTCGGGCCGGGGATGCCCGCCTACGAGGAGGAGACGTTCGGTCCCGTTGCGGCAATCATCGCCGCGCGCGACGAAGCGGACGCGATCCGAATCGCGAACGATTCCACCTACGGCCTCGGCTCGGCGATCTTCACCCGCGATTCGGCGCGCGGAGAACGCCTCGCGGCCGGCTCGCTGGAAGCGGGCTCCTGCTTCGTGAACGCGCTCGCCCGGTCTGATCCCAGGCTCCCCTTCGGGGGGATCAAGGAATCGGGCTACGGACGCGAGCTCTCCGTGTTCGGGATCCGCGAATTCGTCAACGTGAAGACCGTGTACGTGCGATAGCGCAGGGGCCCGGCGTGCGGGCCCCTGCGCGGCGCGGCTAGGGCTTGTGGGCTCCCTTCGCCATTTGCATCCCTTTGAAGAGCGTCATCAGGTGCTCGCGCATGACGTCGTCCTGCGCGGCCATGTTCAGGATCCCGTCGATCATCGTCTGATCCTTCGCGATCCGCCCCATGATCGTTTG
The nucleotide sequence above comes from Candidatus Eisenbacteria bacterium. Encoded proteins:
- a CDS encoding NAD-dependent succinate-semialdehyde dehydrogenase; protein product: MLESVNPANDQVVGRYEETSPEAEGSAVALADKAFSAWRETGFPVRAAAMTRAAELLEAGKSRYADLMAAEMGKPLPQGRAEVEKCAWACRYYADNAARFLEPLLIETDATKSYAAFPPLGVVLAVMPWNFPFWQVFRFAAPALMAGNAGVLKHASNVTGCAIAIGDLLREAGFPEHLFTVLCLRAGAVERVLERREVRAVTLTGSAAAGRAIASVAGRLLKKSVLELGGSDPYVVLGDAEMEPTVEACVSSRLINSGQSCIAAKRFIVVEKVRRDFTERFVAKMLAKRMGNPTQAGVDLGPLARRDLRDQLHVQVTESVRRGAKLLLGGEVPGGPGAFYPPTVLSDVGPGMPAYEEETFGPVAAIIAARDEADAIRIANDSTYGLGSAIFTRDSARGERLAAGSLEAGSCFVNALARSDPRLPFGGIKESGYGRELSVFGIREFVNVKTVYVR